A stretch of DNA from Mugil cephalus isolate CIBA_MC_2020 chromosome 12, CIBA_Mcephalus_1.1, whole genome shotgun sequence:
GACTATTTTAACCAACGCAGCGATTTGCGCCGTGCGCTGATGTGTCCATGTGGCTCCttggcgtttttttttaaagcagcgtaCTTTCGTCCCTCGCGACATGCCGAGGGGCCCtcatcctgtttgttttccctttgtGTCAGCGTGAATCCTGTGCCGCGCTCTTAATACTTTCAGAGTCTGTGTGACACGCAGGGTGCTGTTTGTTCGCTCTCGTAGTCCAAAACAATGTCGAGGAGGGGGCGTGATGGGTTGAATAAACGGATTCAAAATTGAAAGCCACAtccttctgtttgtttactCTGACCCTGGGAAGTCCCTCCTACTGAGAACGGGAGGTCATGACCCACCAGCAAGTCCCATTTACCATATCATCCTTTTGATAAAGCATTCTGAACCTGAAGGAGCTCAAGAGATAATAAGCTGGGTGTTATTGTCCACTGCTAATGAGAATAAAGACATGCGATACTTTGAAATAATCTTGACGAGAAGAAATAGTCTGTTTGAGGAAGGAAGTGGTCAAgactaataaaacaacaaaacagaaagaggtAGTTAAGCAAAGGGTCGTGGTTAATAAGTAACAGTCAACAACGGTCTCCCCCACCCTGCAAAGCCTGCTGGGAAAaatgagtgcgtgtgtgtgtgtctgtgtgtatgcatgcgGGGAGATACGCTGtcataaaaaagaaacaggaagaccGAGCAGCGCCTTTCTCGTACGAGCGTTTTGAAACCTCCAGCTCTGCTCCCAGTTCCTCGTCTGTCTCCGGCCGAAGGCGCCTGTCATGGGTAGAGCGAAAGGCAAGACCGGGCCCCTGGCCCGGAGGCCCGACAACTCGGCTTTCAAGCAGCAGCGGCTACCTGCCTGGTCTCccatgctaacagctaacaccGTGCTGCCTTTCTTCTACCTTTTGGCTTTGATATGCATGGTGCTGGGAGTGTGGCTGCTTCTCACCGTGCAGAGCATACAGGAAATGAAGGTGAGTCGAAGTCacgctttcttcttcttgttttggtGTCTggacgtgtttttttgtttagtttttttgctgtGAAATACATGAAGTGTGTGTTAGAGAGACACGGATACGAATCAAAGGCCCTTGTGTGCAATAAAAAAAGGgagcgacagagagagagggagaggaaaggtCCAAGGTCACGTCTTCAAAACTGGAACAGTTTATTCTCACTTGATTCTGCTCTTTAATTCCTTCTCTGGTGTCTTTTCAGATGGACTACACAGAGGCCGGGGGGTGTTATGACTGCTTTGAAAAGCGTAAAAATGTGACGAACGCAGCGAAGCCGTGCACCTGCACACTGCTGTTTTCCATTGAGAAACCATTTGAGGTAATAACCCCTTTAAGTTTGATGACACACCGCGGTGAAGTGTCCGAACACGAGCTCTTTCTAAAAGCCTGATTGCGGCGTAGAGCTTTCGAAGAGCTTGTTAAGTGGACCCCGagttaagacttttttttaatctcagctGACATTAACACTCGATATCCAACACgtcttttcatttcctgctttTGCTATAAATCCAGAAAGTGACACAAAGGCAGAATTCAGCCCagtgtttgtttcctgtttctgtcccAGGGTGATGTCTTCTTCTACTACGGCCTCAAGAACTTCCACCAGAACCTCCGCAGGTACATGGACTCGAGAGATGATGCACAGATGGTCGGACGGAAGAAAAACCTTAAGGTATCCCCaccttttttaaaatacttATTCTTAAAATACTACCACTTACAACTGACTAAAATACTACATCGGTCCTCAAGGCTGGTTTAAAAGGAGAATGTTTTCTAATCATTAACATTAGTGAAGGCAGCAATACTTCAATTTAAATATTCTCTCTGAAAAGTACTAGATTGAAAATCTTTAATAACTGGAAAGGAGAATGTAGTTTATTAACTTGGGGGTACGAAGGCTCCTCTAGGGTGACGGTTACCTGTGTTGTTTAGATCTGGTGTTGAGGACAGGGCGCTGTTTGTTGCTTTCCTTCCGTGTTCCTTCCGAGTTGTGATTTGGCGACTTTGAAAGGAAGTTGCACCATGACGTTGTGATGGTGCAAGGACTGGTTAGGTGAGCTGTTGGAAGAGTCTTTCCCAATATTATATTTTCCCttcacaaggaaaaaaaaaagaacatttggtCCAGTTACAGGAATTTAATGGCTCATGTTTGCTCGACTAAGAGAAATAACCAGCGTTGCCTAATGTCAATGTCCTTCTTCAACACAATTCTTAGGGCGcgtttcatttgatttgtttatttgcgCAGGGGAGATGGAAGCcaagaagtaaagaaaaatgcatttacaaAAGCAAAATTAACTAACTACAGTgaagatagaaagaaaatataaagatgCAAATTTAGacgaaattcaaatgaatggaaGTACATTGTGTGCGAAATCAGGAAGAAAAATAAGCTCCAACGTAACTTCATCTATAgcataaaactgaaacaatctATTACTGACTCAAAGTTGTTTGGTTCCTCAGACCCCCAGCACATACTGTACGCCGTTTATATCTGATTCAGAAAACCGCCCTTTTGCTCCCTGTGGCGCCGTGGCCAACAGCATCTTCAacggtaaacacacacacacacacacacacacaccttccttcACCTTACCTCTCACTGGActcttgtgttttctcagaCTCCTTCACTCTCAAATATCAGTCCAATCCTTCTGTTGCGGTTCCTCTGTTGCGTAATGGCATCTCGTGGTACACGGACAAAAACATCAAGTTCCGCAACCCTCAGGTCACCAACGGGACTCTGGCCAAGGCGTTTGAAGGTAAAGAGGGGTGTTCCTTTCGTTCGTTCGTGATACATGATGGTCAGTGGTGTGAGGGGCTTGACATTAACACGTTTCAACCAGTCAAATGCAGGTCCGCTTTGGTGGGCTTCATTTCAcatacatctttttttattgtagttttctCAAAACGGGCGTCTGATATAATAAACGGAATGTAAAGTGAGACTACGACACTACAACTCCCATGAGCACTGCGTGTGCACACAGTTTGTGACTACGCCACTGTAGTCAGGCGTTCTTGTGACCACGGTTGTGAAGCGGTCTCGTGATAATGAGGAGGCCGTGGGCATGTTGAAGGTGTCAGAAAACCCAGGGATGggatgaacaaaagaaaagctgaaaatggaACGCAAAAAAAAAGCCGCTGAACGAAACTTAGAACACGGCGCTCTTGAAtactcgattctgattggctacTC
This window harbors:
- the tmem30c gene encoding transmembrane protein 30C — translated: MGRAKGKTGPLARRPDNSAFKQQRLPAWSPMLTANTVLPFFYLLALICMVLGVWLLLTVQSIQEMKMDYTEAGGCYDCFEKRKNVTNAAKPCTCTLLFSIEKPFEGDVFFYYGLKNFHQNLRRYMDSRDDAQMVGRKKNLKTPSTYCTPFISDSENRPFAPCGAVANSIFNDSFTLKYQSNPSVAVPLLRNGISWYTDKNIKFRNPQVTNGTLAKAFEGTAPPPFWQKPVYELDPQEPINNGFINDDLIVWMREAAFPNFKKLYGILNRANHPFTKGLPKGNYTIEISYNFPVQHFQGRKLVVLTTLTWFGGQNHFLPIAYLVTSSLILVLAIILTVVWWKFGKDGKNMEE